A stretch of Lachancea thermotolerans CBS 6340 chromosome D complete sequence DNA encodes these proteins:
- the REV3 gene encoding DNA-directed DNA polymerase (similar to uniprot|P14284 Saccharomyces cerevisiae YPL167C REV3 Subunit of DNA polymerase zeta which is involved in DNA repair required for mutagenesis induced by DNA damage), with protein sequence MSSGAPESGSFSTLAEDLIHIQINSYDSYQEVPGAFDRLSGNSLPNRQFNHVPVIRVYGSLPSGHNVLCHIHGAFPYIYVPYDGEKGDSAQTIQSRCTQLHSCLETKLKESYNRKGSAEEEEGKEKEKKDGFPENLKFVADVSPIRAVPFYGYHVGYSVFYKISLLSSATTTKTAEFLREGKATGKRSQVFEAHIPFLLQFSADYNLFGCSWLKLSKCFFRSPLLNPAHSQDLLQRNESLDEFLGRFYRKGENESGDDCERIGNSLLEIDAVPQFINNRNEIDFRDIHGTLFESSQIGPDETLFIPSTKNLWTQTTHLRKQFGLDPYQPIPEQHRFSRLPEWQSHKELLSFLQKAKDRTIPKSKSFSESVSKSMFSAARHLDLPHESLCQLWPDSHPRVGLDLSHRVQNQNTNRESFNSDSTSNDIVYSSDSETASEREMEMEQFHNTENTKEGKKTETEARLQSSAPLNPQKDTGAVDSFNDQILTQSMAHKRPSKGEGLLNQRPKKLIRPVYAQSISAPSSGFRYKKLSLEFYNILQDLEDRGIPKIDYMDPYFRSPEDLKKKDYIYSGRKFSLNSTHVTCRRPIEFANRTVRLESTSDERQPKNSWKYAIAPPTYSTVHDYILHTCKVNYRSQIDFKTMSNERGYKFKSNNSLKGLNSGDHNPLSHLTLEIFATSKANRLPDPNFDPVQLIFWKIDPDSFPIDIGISTEGIMAYHEKDDAEFISHLNSASWSTPVAFFQSEEEMINGVADLVLLLDPDIISGFELHSSSWGYLIERLESAYERDLCEEIARVKYKTFNKRKDVWGFSHDSGIHIAGRHTLNIWRLLRSGLNLLKYTLENITFHVLHERLPHFSPSALTSLWESRSNITALTTLISYWKKRVNINMKLLHSQQTINQTIEQARLIGIDFYSVISRGSQYKVESVLMRLCKCEHFLVLSPSKTQVRDQKALECIPLVMEPESAFYKSPLVVLDFQSLYPSIMIGYNYCYSTIVGTVHEYNSKKTAIGASKVKFARGLLHELEDHLTISPNGVMYLKESVRKSMLAKMLTDILHTRLMIKATMSDLKSKNETVAKLLNNKQVALKLLANVTYGYTSASFSGRMPCSDVADSIVQTGRETLEKAISLIESHSQWGAKVVYGDTDSLFVYFPGKSREEAFKFGKEMAKAITTCNPFPITLKFEKVYHPCLLVSKKRYVGYSFEKEDQNEPKFDAKGIETVRRDGHPAQQKIVEKSLRILFDSKDLSAVKSYVQDQFRKIMKGQVSVQDFCFAREVKLGSYKSEKTAPPGAVVAAKKKAADHRAGPQYRERIPYVVVKGRPGQILRERCVPPEMFLSNDSLELDATYYITKTLLPPLQRFFNLIGVDVSQWYVEMPRFQDIGNYQDGNLPEFMRTTSCFNCKKEIREKTKDLCAECFENKSQTITNLLQEDVSIRKHFKSILTVCRACCQPFTKNSLDNLNKIVTQCDAQDCPVYYSRVKYKGYMSTARSAQLRDILKGLDHW encoded by the coding sequence ATGAGCAGCGGGGCACCAGAGAGCGGGTCCTTTTCTACTCTTGCAGAGGACCTGATCCACATCCAAATCAATAGTTATGACTCGTATCAAGAAGTTCCGGGGGCGTTTGACCGTCTAAGTGGCAACAGTTTACCTAATCGACAGTTCAACCATGTACCCGTCATAAGGGTCTATGGATCCCTCCCTAGTGGCCATAACGTGTTATGTCATATCCATGGTGCCTTTCCTTATATATATGTACCTTACGATGGTGAAAAAGGCGATTCCGCGCAGACTATCCAGTCTCGCTGTACTCAACTGCACTCTTGCTTGGAAACCAAACTTAAGGAGTCCTATAACCGTAAAGGTTCagcggaagaagaagaagggaaagaaaaagagaaaaaagacGGGTTTCCAGAGAATCTGAAATTTGTTGCAGATGTTTCGCCTATAAGGGCAGTACCATTCTATGGATACCACGTTGGATATTCAGTATTCTACAAAATCTCGTTATTGAGCTCAGCTACGACAACAAAGACTGctgaatttttgagagaggGAAAGGCGACCGGAAAGCGGTCTCAGGTGTTTGAAGCTCATATACCTTTCTTATTACAATTTTCAGCAGATTACAACCTTTTTGGGTGCTCCTGGTTGAAGCTCTCTAAATGCTTCTTCAGGTCCCCTCTACTCAATCCCGCACACTCTCAAGATTTGTTGCAAAGAAACGAGTCTTTGGATGAGTTTTTAGGAAGGTTTTATCGAAAGGGAGAGAATGAATCAGGCGACGATTGCGAGAGAATAGGAAATAGTCTCCTCGAAATTGACGCTGTTCCTCAATTTATTAACAATAGAAATGAAATAGATTTCCGGGATATTCATGGCACTTTATTTGAATCTTCACAAATCGGACCTGACGAAACCCTTTTCATCCCTTCCACAAAGAATCTGTGGACACAAACCACTCATTTGCGGAAACAGTTTGGCTTAGATCCTTATCAACCGATACCAGAGCAACACAGGTTTTCTCGATTACCCGAATGGCAAAGTCATAAAGAGCTATTGTCTTTCTTGCAAAAAGCAAAGGACCGCACAATTCCtaaatcaaaaagtttctctGAAAGTGTCTCGAAATCGATGTTTTCTGCAGCAAGACACCTGGACCTTCCTCACGAATCCCTCTGCCAATTGTGGCCTGATAGCCACCCGCGGGTCGGACTTGATTTAAGTCACCGCGTACAAAACCAAAATACCAATAGGGAATCATTTAACTCAGATTCAACCTCAAACGACATCGTTTATTCATCGGATTCCGAGACCGCATCAGAGAGAGAGATGGAAATGGAGCAATTCCATAATACAGAAAACACAAAGGAAGGAAAGAAGACAGAAACTGAAGCGCGTCTGCAGTCTTCAGCGCCACTAAACCCGCAAAAAGATACCGGGGCTGTagactctttcaatgatCAAATACTTACTCAATCAATGGCGCACAAGCGACCGTCGAAAGGAGAAGGTCTGCTGAATCAGAGGCCAAAGAAACTAATCCGACCTGTCTACGCGCAAAGCATTTCAGCACCTTCTTCAGGCTTCAGATATAAGAAACTCAGTCTTGAATTTTATAatattcttcaagatctaGAAGACAGGGGAATACCCAAGATTGATTATATGGATCCATATTTTAGGAGTCCtgaagatttgaaaaaaaaggatTACATTTATTCTGGGCGGAAATTCAGTCTGAATTCAACACATGTCACTTGCCGACGGCCTATTGAATTCGCTAATAGGACTGTTCGTCTAGAATCTACTTCGGATGAGAGGCAGCCAAAAAATTCGTGGAAGTATGCAATTGCTCCTCCGACTTACTCCACAGTACATGATTACATTTTGCATACATGTAAGGTGAACTACCGTTCGCAGATTGATTTCAAAACTATGAGCAATGAGCGCGGCtacaagttcaaaagcaaCAATTCGTTGAAGGGATTGAATTCGGGAGATCACAATCCGCTCTCTCATTTgactcttgaaatttttgcGACAAGTAAAGCAAACAGGCTCCCAGatccaaattttgatcCTGTTCAACTTatcttttggaaaataGATCCTGATAGTTTTCCCATTGACATCGGTATCTCCACTGAAGGAATAATGGCATATCACGAAAAAGACGATGCTGAATTTATTTCTCATCTCAATTCTGCCTCATGGTCAACACCTGTCGCATTCTTTCAGTCAGAGGAGGAAATGATCAACGGGGTCGCTGATCTTGTGCTTTTATTGGATCCAGACATTATATCAGGGTTTGAATTGCATTCAAGTTCGTGGGGCTATCTCATTGAAAGGTTGGAATCTGCGTACGAACGCGATCTATGCGAGGAGATTGCCCGTGTTAAATATAAAACCTTTAACAAACGAAAGGATGTATGGGGATTTTCACATGATTCTGGGATTCACATCGCTGGAAGGCACACCCTCAATATATGGCGATTGCTAAGATCTGGACTCAACCTTCTCAAATACACGCTAGAAAACATCACGTTTCATGTTCTTCATGAGAGGCTTCCTCACTTTTCTCCCTCTGCTCTGACGAGCCTTTGGGAAAGCCGCTCCAATATAACCGCACTCACTACGCTTATTTCGtactggaagaaaagggtAAACATCAATATGAAGCTACTTCACAGTCAGCAGACAATAAACCAAACAATAGAGCAAGCCCGATTAATTGGGATTGATTTTTATTCAGTTATCTCTAGAGGATCTCAATACAAGGTTGAATCCGTATTGATGCGCCTTTGCAAATGTGAGCATTTTCTGGTTTTATCACCTAGCAAAACTCAGGTCCGGGACCAAAAAGCGTTAGAATGTATTCCGCTCGTTATGGAGCCTGAGTCTGCTTTCTACAAAAGCCCTTTGGTAGTGCTCGACTTCCAATCATTATACCCCTCCATAATGATAGGATACAATTACTGCTATTCTACTATCGTCGGCACAGTTCATGAATataactcaaaaaaaactgcAATAGGAGCCAGTAAAGTCAAATTTGCTCGTGGGCTTTTGCATGAGCTCGAGGATCACTTGACGATTTCTCCCAATGGCGTTATGTACCTCAAAGAAAGCGTTCGGAAATCAATGCTTGCTAAAATGCTAACCGACATTTTGCACACGCGCTTGATGATAAAAGCCACCATGAGCGATTTGAAATCGAAGAATGAAACAGTTGCTaaactgctcaacaacaaaCAAGTTGCACTGAAACTTTTGGCTAATGTGACATATGGTTACACATCTGCCTCTTTCTCGGGCCGCATGCCTTGTTCAGATGTCGCAGACAGCATTGTCCAGACAGGACGGGAGACTCTCGAAAAGGCTATTTCACTCATCGAAAGCCATTCCCAGTGGGGCGCTAAGGTTGTGTATGGAGATACTGACAGTCTCTTCGTCTACTTTCCAGGAAAATCCCGGGAAGAGGCTTTCAAGTTCGGAAAGGAGATGGCAAAAGCCATTACAACTTGTAATCCCTTCCCAATTACATTGaaatttgagaaggttTACCATCCGTGTCTACTAGTAAGCAAAAAGAGATACGTCGGGTATTCATTTGAGAAGGAAGACCAGAATGAGCCCAAATTTGATGCTAAAGGAATTGAAACTGTGAGAAGAGACGGGCATcctgctcaacaaaagataGTCGAGAAGTCTTTGCGCATTCTCTTCGACAGCAAGGATCTGTCAGCGGTTAAGAGCTACGTTCAAGATCAATTTAGGAAGATAATGAAAGGGCAGGTATCAGTTCAAGACTTTTGTTTCGCAAGAGAAGTTAAACTGGGCTCTTACAAGAGCGAGAAGACCGCTCCTCCAGGGGCGGTCGTTGCggcaaaaaaaaaggccgCTGACCACAGAGCCGGGCCGCAGTACCGTGAGCGGATACCCTATGTTGTTGTTAAAGGGAGGCCTGGCCAGATCCTACGAGAGAGATGTGTTCCTCCCGAAATGTTTTTGTCTAATGATTCTCTCGAGCTCGACGCAACTTACTACATCACGAAAACCCTGCTACCACCATTGCAGAGGTTTTTCAATCTTATAGGCGTAGACGTCTCCCAGTGGTATGTTGAAATGCCAAGATTTCAGGATATTGGAAATTATCAAGATGGTAATCTGCCTGAGTTCATGCGCACGACATCTTGTTTCAACTGTAAAAAGGAGATAAGGGAAAAGACAAAGGATTTATGCGCTGaatgttttgaaaacaaaagccaGACAATAACAAACTTACTACAAGAAGATGTCAGCATCAGGAAACATTTCAAGAGTATCCTAACTGTCTGCAGGGCGTGCTGCCAACCATTTACAAAAAATTCTCTCGACAACTTAAACAAGATTGTTACTCAGTGTGATGCTCAGGACTGCCCTGTATATTACTCAAGAGTCAAGTACAAGGGCTATATGTCAACTGCTAGGTCCGCCCAGCTAAGGGATATTCTGAAGGGCCTTGATCATTGGTGA
- the TMA16 gene encoding Tma16p (highly similar to uniprot|Q08687 Saccharomyces cerevisiae YOR252W RBF17 Hypothetical ORF) codes for MPLSKSLSKIQKNNKSQGKNLTVHPKGRKFQKLTAATLREDKIAAKKKAHNERKSNELSRVKFIQDVISSESFKDQKVFSLGETVVFIQEFISRDDGELEELKKKRRTNRPPSTRQVVLQQRRDYETKELASGFLVPDLGDAENVDFLRKWNQTFGSLNTMKLIRVNAKAEQVVGGSKGTKPPTDVEMQ; via the coding sequence ATGCCGTTGTCTAAGTCACTGTCgaagattcaaaagaataATAAAAGCCAAGGAAAGAATTTAACGGTTCACCCGAAAGGGCGTAAATTTCAGAAATTAACAGCTGCGACATTACGCGAAGACAAGATTGCCGCTAAAAAGAAGGCGCACAATGAGCGCAAATCCAACGAACTGAGCAGGGTCAAGTTTATTCAAGATGTCATAAGCTCGGAATCCTTTAAAGATCAAAAGGTGTTTTCTCTCGGCGAAACAGTTGTTTTTATCCAAGAGTTCATTTCGCGCGACGATGGCGAGCTCGAGGAActaaagaagaagaggagaacCAATAGGCCACCTTCTACTAGGCAGGTTGTTTTAcagcaaagaagagactACGAAACGAAGGAGCTGGCGTCTGGATTTTTGGTGCCCGACTTGGGGGACGCAGAAAATGTTGATTTCTTGAGAAAATGGAACCAGACGTTTGGTTCGTTGAATACTATGAAACTTATCAGAGTGAATGCTAAAGCGGAACAAGTCGTCGGCGGCAGCAAGGGAACCAAGCCACCTACCGATGTTGAAATGCAATGA